The Panicum virgatum strain AP13 chromosome 3N, P.virgatum_v5, whole genome shotgun sequence genome includes the window GCAGGGATTCCCCCTGCGGGCGCAGCAGGGACCCTTCCCGTTGGCGTGTGGGCCCTCGGCGCgggcgctcctcctccttcctacCACGGGCTGGGCATTCCCCCCGCGAATGCTCCaggcgccgcctccctcgccgccgcgcacgccgcgcaggtCGTCGCGCCCAGGGACCCCGCGCGGGCCGCTGCCTCCCTCACCGatgcacgcgccgccgcgcaggttGCCGCCCCCGGCGCGTGCACCTTTCACGGGGGCCCCTGGTGCCGCCCCTGCTGCCCGACTTCCCGTGCACGCGCCCGCGCTCACGACGGCCGCGCTGGCCATggcgcgcgtgcctgcgcccgcgcccgcgtggcCTGCGTTCGGTATGCCGCCCGCGGTCACGCCGTTCtagaccccgcccgctcagcccagccaacagccgacctggcctggggggtgggaccaggccgcactggcgcagtccttcagcgccatggggcggacgccgccggtcggcaccgagtggatcgccgactcgggtgcctctttccacaccacccctgatgtcggtatcctctcttctgtccgaccaccacacccctcttgtccttcttccatcatggttggtgacgggtcttgccttcctgtcactgctgtgggttctgctcctggttcctttcgtcttcccaatgtccttgttgctccacagatggttcataaccttcttttcATTCGTCAGTTCACAGCTGATAATTCTTGTTctatcgagtttgattcttctggcctcactgtgaaggattcggcctcccggcgtccgctacttcggtgtgacagcacgggccccctttacacccttcgccttccttcttccgctgcaccactctcgccttcttcgccctggccgtcttggtctgccgcttttgccgcgacaccgtcttccaccacctggcaccgccgtcttggtcaccctggccgagacattctggctcagctcagtcgtagtgccgatgttcctggtactggggctcctgctgagcccctctgccatgcgtgccagctcggtcgacatgttcggctccctttttcttcttcttcttcgcatgcgacgcatgcatttgaccttgttcactgtgacctgtggacctctcttgtacttagcctttctggttacaagtactatctggtggtggtcgatgatttctcacactactcttggacttttcccttgcgcgccaagtctgagaccttccccaccctcctccacttctttgcctgggtgtccactcagttcggcctcaccattaaggccgtccagtgtgacaacgggcgtgagttcgataactccacctcccgttccttcttcctctctcggggtgttcagctgcgtatatcttgtccgtatacctctccccaTAACGGCAagactgagcggatgattcgcacgacgaacgacgtcgtgcgcacccttctgatccaggactctctgcccccgcgcttctaggcggagagcctccacaccgccacctacttgcttaaccgccttccgtccactgcttctcctgctcccactccacaccacgctcttttcggtacccctcctcgctatgaccaccttcgggtcttcgggtgtgcgtgttaccctaacatctccgccaccgctcctcacaagctggcgccccgatcaactcgttgtgtgttccttgggtactcccctgaccacaaggggtaccgatgctttgacctcacttctcgccgcgtcctgatctcccgacacgtcgtctttgacgagtcggatttcccctactccacctcctccgcaccttctcctgaccccgagctggagtccctCTTTCCGACTGACcaggtggttcagccaccgttacctgtctttccttttcctgcaggttttcccggcacaccggcaccacttccggtgatccatgctgcgccacgcgcggccccggtgcccgcggtcgcgccacgcgcggcccccggacctccggtcgtgccgcgcacggacccggtgtctcccgctgcgccacgcgcggccccggtgcctccccctgcacctgcgcggtacgcccagccggtgcaggtgtaccggcgtcgctcggcgacgacaccggcgccgtagcggtacgctgagccggtgcaggtataccggcgtcgttcggctcggacaccggcgccgcctcctgctccggaggctcctgcgacgccgacaccggagccgttgccgccgccgactccgccggctccctctcgagccgagccggaggtgtaccacccgccggtcatccatcgggatcctcggcatatccatcccatggtgactcagcggatggcgtctcaggccgcgactctctccgccaccgagggagagccgcgggtctctccggtaccctcctctgtccgcgacgccttggtggatcctcactggcgtcgcgcgatggaagaggagtacgcggctcttcttgccaaccagacgtgggacctcatgccgcgtccgtctggttgcaatgtgctgactggcaagtggatctggacgcataagcgtcgggctgacggcacactggagcgctacaaggctcgctgggttctccgggggttcactcagcggcctggtgtggactatgatgagaccttcagcccggtcgtgaagtccgctacggtgcgcacggtcctctcgcttgcgctctcgcgcacttggcctgtacaccagctggacgtgaagaatgcatttcttcacggcaccttgtcagagacaGTTTATTGCTCTCAgcctgcgggatttgtggactcgagtcgtccggatatggtctgccggctcaacaagtctctctatgggctgaagcaggctcctcgggcttggtactctcggttcgccacgttcatgatgacactggggttcaccgaggccaagtctgacacgtctctcttcatctaccgccgtggggatgcgactgcctatctgctgctatatgtcgatgacattgtgctcacagcttccagtcagcagttgcttcagagtatcatctcctctctgcagcaggagttcgctatgaaggatctcggtcagctccaccacttcttgggcgtcactgttgagcctcgcccgtctggtcttctacTTCACCAacggcagtacgccctcgatattctggagcgggctgggatgactgattgcaagccctgctccactccagtcgacactcagctggtggtctacaccggcGCTGACTGGGccggctgcccggacactcgtcgctccacctccggctacgccgtcttcctgggcggcaacctggtctcctggtcgtccaagcggcagccggttgtctcccgctccagtgccgaggcggagtaccgggctgtcgcaaACGGCGTTGCGGAGGcatcctggctacgacagctcttggcggagctccacagcccgctcgccaagagcacgctcgtctactgcgacaacgtcagtgccgtgtatctctccaccaaccccgtccagcatcagcggacgaagcacgtggagatcgacctacacttcgtgcgcgacagagtcgcaatcggcgatgttcgggtcctccatgtcccgactacctcccagtttgctgacatcttcaccaaggggctgccctcgtcgaccttctcggagtttcgatccagcctcaacgtagccggtggctagttgtggctgcggggggtatttgcccttttgTGCTCTTCTTGTACTCTCCTCTTGTCCAGTCttaacaccgctgcgtcggttgttcagactgcgaggggtgttagctttcttgttgtccagtcttgaacaccgctgcgccggtagttcagactgcgggggggtgttggagtatattgagcccatgtgtttAGAGGCCcacctagaggcccatgtataggttctatatatacccacccatctagggttggaggaatacaacaaTTATTGTCCTCCTACAGTTAGGTAATACACACCTTTCAGTACTTGAAATATCATGTTATGGACATGAATGAAGAAGGCCCCTTTACCCAACAGAAGGCTGCTAGGGGAATTTACCAAGTTTCTGAGAAGATTTGCTGCATCATCTGATAACTGACAAAAAATATGCAGAAATTTGTTAGCGGCACTACTGTATTTCTTGTTAAAATGCAATCATAAATTGTTGGCAATACAAccacaaaaaggaaaaaaacaaaaaaaaaactgcaaagCATCTAGACTGAGGGCTCCTGTACAATTTTAGTACACCAATGTTACTACAACACAAAGAGAGTCTAACCTAGCTCAAGAAAGCAAGAAAGACAAGCTGGAGGGTTTCCCAACAAACCTTAACCATGTGGGCAGAGCTTATTCAGCCCTCCAGAGCTTGCAAGGAATTCTTTGCTTAAGTAGGCTAGATGCCAAGACAGCAAGTTTTTTGTTTGTGCAAATACCAAGACATGCTTTTCTATAACACTCTAATCTGCAGGTCTAAATAACATTAAAACTGGACATGCATAGATCCCAGGAACATAATAATACTTCAAACAAATCAATCGACACTGAATGCATGCATGGGACTTTCAAGTTGCCAATCAAATATACACAAACTAGCAGTCGGAAGTGGCAGGAGATGGCAGATAAAATGCAGGAGGAACATCTATCCGGACTGCAACTAGTGTTATAGACTTATAGCTAGCGGTTCATAACTCGACCAGCATAGGAAGAAATAGGTGGCTTTTTCTTTAAGATGAAATAGGCACCTAGTTCAAGTCGAAGAGGACTCAAACCTAGATGGTGGGAGTGTACACCCACACCTTCCACCGAGCAAGGTTCAGTTCCTTAGTTCATAACCAATACAGGGTAAAAGAAAATACTGCAAAACTGTTCAGCATCTCTTTATTTGGCCTGAAGATTATCATGTTGTGTAGTAATACGAAGATGGCATACCTTATCCCACATGTGTTGTGGCATTGCGACAAAAACAGTTAAAATAGTACAACCAGGGCGAATGTAGCCCTCCAATTCAACAGGCATGCTAGCCAACCACTCAAATATCTGCATGTTCACATATACCATCCCTTCAGAATAATATAGTTCAATGTTAAAAGAACTTACAGCAAGACCGTATACCTGGTGCCGTAGGCGTCGAGGAAATTCAGCAGGATTCCAGTCATACAACTTGAATGAGATGCGTCCTGTTGGACACTAGAATGGATGGTATAACATTACCACAACCATCAGAGTGGAAAGAATGAAAGGTTCCATCAAACTAAATAGATTGAAACAGCAGAATtgtacatactagtataaataAACAACTTCGTGAGAACAAAAAAGGACCTACCGAAGATGAATAGCCACTCTTGGTGTCATGCATCGGGGAATTTGTAGTAAGTTTTGCATTTTCCTGCTTTGCGCCAATGCAGGCTTCAACAGAAGCTGCAAAAGTCACTACACTTTTACTTTGTTCATTTTGCAAACTGGGCTGTGTACAAGTTGGTGAAAGCACATCTTCAGATCCTGCCGGTGTTCCTCTGTCCAAAACCTTGTTGCTAAGAACAGTCTCAAGCATCTCACTAGTTGTGCCTTCCATGTTCTCTGTATAAAAACAATAAGTTAAACAGAGATGTCTTACATTGGAAAGCGCAAACTTCATCAGAATGGTCTGATTTATAATAGGTTCTTTACTGAGATATCAACAATACTGAGTTAGACTGGACTCAGGAAACCTAGTTCCGCAAATACCAATAAAGTATTTTGTAAACAGTGAAATATTTTCACTGAGGAAGTAAACCATGTTAATCATATCTTTGCAAAGTAATAACTATGAAAGATCAGTTTCCTTTCTTTCCTCTCACTTGGCATAGTGAAGTGTTATTGGCTTATTGCTATACTTCAAACAGAGAATATTATGTTGTAGCAAACCTATTTAAAAAATGGGAAATGTGCCCCTATTGGTAGGTAAACAGGTATGAATTGTTCTCTGTTTTTAAGTCCCTTATAATCACATACTCCCTCCTTGGAATGTAAGGCATTGGAGGGTCTAAAATTTGTACCCAAATGTAAGGCATCCCAGGGTCCTTTGGACAAAAAGGCATGCTAATCTCCTTGGTTTTGGTGctagttttgtaaaaaaaaatcaattgcaGTGGGCCGGGGGAGTAAAAAAGGCATGTTAATCTCCTTGGTTTTGGTGCGGGCACtgaaaattaagcaattgattaaTAACTGAACAATGCACTAATGAGGGGTACATGCGTCTTTTCTCTACCTCCATAATATATCTGAAAAACCTTGGGCGCcctacatttcaggacggagaGAGTAAACAAATACTGGAATGTTTTTAACTTGTCCTTCAGGAGTAATAGCTGCAATGTCCTTCAGGCAGAGATACTAGAGGCGGCGACAGCTTGGCCCTGCTGATTCCCTCCTACTCCTCTATTTAGCATATGTACTCTCTTCTGCCTCTCTCCTCACTGATCACGGTAAGGCAACACTAACACACTGCTGGTGCACCTTATCGCCCAGGCGCCCAAGCAACGCCATAAACAACATGAATAGTCAACCACTGATAATACCCATGCTAAGCTAGTAAATACGTGAAAATAAGTATTGAGAAAGCTTATTGATACCTATACCTTCTCTAAGTTCACCATCGCCGCTAACATCAGCTGACAGATCCAATTGCTCATCTATTTCTTTATCAAGTATTCCTTTAGAATCAGGTTTTCTTCTTCGCCTTTTGTTGTGGCGCTCCAACTTTCTTCTGCAACTCCTTTTATCTTCATCAAAATCTAGTAATACATGGAACCTGAAATAGACATTTACAAAAAGATGAGACACAAAAGTTTATTTCAGCAATCTGCAGTTCAAACTATAGCCATGAAAAAATTATCAAAATCACAGTTTAAGAGTCACTGGGCAAATTGGTGAAAAAAACCACCAAATGCTCAAAACAAGGTCTGCAGAGATTCATACACTGGACGCTAGTCCACACAGGAAAAGCAGCATTGTCAGGGCAAATTCATTTTGTTAAGCCATCTGCTTTTTATTGTTCAATCTGTTTATGAAAAGTTTGGAGTATTGGATATCCAAACCGTCTCGTAATCTGGATTCCAATATGTTAAGAGGGCCTTTCTAAAAATATAGCCCCCAATCTCAGGAAGAAATAAACCAGCACTTGTATCTAAGATTGCTTCTGCTCCCATTTTGAACCCATGTATCTAAAGTTCTAAACAGTTACCTGATTTGTCGTCTCATCACGCCACTTCATGAAAGTAAGGTTTGCTAAAGGGTATACCTCTTTGGTATATGAATCAGTTATGGCCTATTGGATTGGCCTTATGGGTTTCCTGTCCCCATGAACAGCTATTTTGCATCCCCGTGACTCACGTAGCCAAAGAGTTACCTGATTTGAAGTTTCGAACACCACATCATGAAAGTAAGATTGTCTAGAGGGTATACCTTTTCATTTTGTGAATCGGCTATGTGTCCCACGGACTCAGACACTCCGCAATTGTGGTTCTTGGGTATGTTAATACTTGCTTAATTCCAAATATGCCAATCTTGCAATCCTCATACTTGTACAATACGAATCAATAAACAACTTCAAGGCACCTTTTAACCTCCTCTTTTTGTAGTTTTTGGCCTTATTAAAATTTACCCCACCTAACAGAGTATAAATGCCCCCTCCAAATTGTAACTATGATTTCTGCATCCACGTATATTCTATCACTATCTATTTTGAATAAAAGCTAAAACAGTAGAAGTTCCTGGATAAATAAAGTGATGTTCCAGAAATCAACCACAATAGGACATATCTCTCTTGACGAGACCCCTCCGAAAAACGACAACAAAAAGCGATAACAGTTATCTTTGGTGTCCAGTGAAACGTCCAAACATCATGTATGGATAGACTTTATCCAACAATCACTAACGTAAGAACTTCAATACTGATATGAAACGGAACGACTTCGATCATGGTTGTATGTCCTACTCCTAGCTATACGAATTGGTTTCCAACAAGTCAATACAACAGCTGGTAGTGGAGGAACTGGGGCTTACTTGCCGCACTGCTGGCAGTAGCGCTTGTGGACACCATCGAGCATGACAGCAGATGCGTGCGCGCAACGCAGGCACACCCGGTGCCGGCGGTGGTACCCCTTGAGCTCCCGTATGTCCGCCTCGCACCCAGGCACCTGGCACTTCATCTCCATCGCCACCGCACGGACAGTTCCTCCAGCAGCTCCGCTGCCGCCTGCGGCTCCCGCTTTGCCCCGGCGGGCCGCAGTCTTAGTCTTCTTCCGCGCGCCGGCAAGGAACTCCGTCGCCACGTCCTccacctccgcggcggcgaccatCTCGTCCACCTCGGGGCACGCGCACGGCACCCTCCCCGCTAGGTAGTTCGGGCACACCAGCCGCGGGTCCCGCTTCCGCACGCGGCGCCCGATCCCCTGGACCCGAAGAGGGGGCGGCGGAAGCACCGGCCCGggctccggctctggctccggctccggttccGACGGCTGCGGCAGCGGTGCGGGAAGCATCGGCGCGACGGCCTCGGTGGGGTCGGCTGCCCCTATCCCCGCGGCGTTGTCCCACGGGAGGACCAGCGAGTCGTCATCCTGGACGAAGTCGAGGAGGTTGCCCCAGTCCCAGAGGGGCTCACCGGCatccgccgcggcgcccccgCCGGAGTCGGAGGCGTCCATTTCCGGGGGGACAGCCTAGCCCTACCACCTCGCGCGCGCGTGCACGGCACGATCAGCTCCGGCGATTTGGGAATCCCTCGCGATTccgcggaggcggagggaggggaggggggactCGGGTCTCGTGGGAGTGGGAGTGGGCGGGAGCACGCGCCGTGGCGGAGCGAATGGGAATCGGTCCTCGCGTCTGGTAGGTGGGCGGCGCTGGACGACCCCGCGCGGGctcgctgacgggtgggccgcCCTGGCTGGTGAGCGGTTTGGGGAATCTTGACGCCACAGCGACGTCCGGGTGGGCCCTGCGCGTCAGTGGGGACGGCTCGACGGAACGCCGCTCGTCGCGGGGTTCTCCCgtcctgttgttgttgttggtggcgtcgcggcggggcggggcccaCGCGGTGGATCTGGCCGtgatcggccgccgccgggcaggcTCTATAATTTTAATTTATAAGGGCCCAGGGCGAGAAAAACGATAAAGACTTGTTGAACTAATTTTTAGTATTAAAATTATAGTATATAGTACGAATAATAAAATTAttttgtaatatatatatagctcAACTACAATATAATAACAATAGTGTAATAAAAAACTAATAATAGTTTTGCTTACTGTCATCGTGTTGTTGTCTTGCCAGTTGCCGCTTGCTGTGTGTCGTGTGGAGCAAATCAGATCATAGCGTCGTCTTCTCTAGTCCTCTACTCCTCTCTGGCCTCCACTCTCAAGTAGACCAGTAGATCGTTCGTCGGTTTGTCGCAGCCTGCCTGCAACTCATAGGGATGCACACGCAGGGCAGCAGGGCAACTCGCAAGTTGCGATCGTGTCTcgtggcggtcggcggcggcagaAAACAAAGCGGCGCTACTCTGCAACTGCAAGCCTCGGAGCAGCCTCACCCTCACCCTCACCCTCACATCATGGGCTGGACCTGTTCATCTGGACGGGTGATTTGGCCTAATGGGCTTTCAATTAAAGATTTATTATACTTCCTCCGTCCTCAAATGTAAGCATTCTAGGATTTTTCCAATAGattatgaagatgaagaaaaGACTTTCTTACCCTTAATTATTAAGCATTGAGACTCTATTTGAATaaataaatatgtgctaattaaaGTACTATGCTCTTCCCATCCACCTTCCCCACATGCACCTCCCCTACATGGCTACATGCATGTTTTCTATTAGAAAAGATCCGAAAACGGTGTACAATTAAGATGGTTTGATCCACCCTCAACCTAGAATGTCTTACATTTGAGTACAAAATTTGAACTCTAGAATGCCCTATATTTCATGACAGAGGAAGTACCTACTAATACTGCTAGTTACATATATGATCTTGGGCCCCCTAGCCCCATGGGCCTCCGGCGGTCGCACCTGCTGTCCAGCCCCTAGAGCCGGCCCTGCCAGGCTCGCCTGGGCCGTTGGATGGCCACCTCGCCGCTGGGGAATGTGCTGCGACGCAGACGGACGGGAACGGGGAGGGATGCCGCCGTATACTTTATATCCAAAAATAGAACTCCATAATTGATGATCTTCCATCAGAAATTCCAGAAATCTTCCGACAAAACCCTCTCGGCCAGAATCTTTTAATCCGTCGAAACTTCCGACGaggcgtcggaacttccaacCCCCACCAAAAGTTCCACAAAACTTCCATCCGAGGGTCTGGAAACAAGTTTTCAACGCGTCGGAGCTTCCGATCCCTTATCGAAACTTCCGATGAACCTCGATTCTATATAAACCCAGTGAACCATTTCATGAACCCTAACTCCTTTATTTCAAAAGCCACCTCCGccccctcttcctctctctcaatCTCTTGGGGTGATCTGAAGTTTGGACCA containing:
- the LOC120665503 gene encoding squamosa promoter-binding-like protein 9 isoform X1 — encoded protein: MDASDSGGGAAADAGEPLWDWGNLLDFVQDDDSLVLPWDNAAGIGAADPTEAVAPMLPAPLPQPSEPEPEPEPEPGPVLPPPPLRVQGIGRRVRKRDPRLVCPNYLAGRVPCACPEVDEMVAAAEVEDVATEFLAGARKKTKTAARRGKAGAAGGSGAAGGTVRAVAMEMKCQVPGCEADIRELKGYHRRHRVCLRCAHASAVMLDGVHKRYCQQCGKFHVLLDFDEDKRSCRRKLERHNKRRRRKPDSKGILDKEIDEQLDLSADVSGDGELREGIENMEGTTSEMLETVLSNKVLDRGTPAGSEDVLSPTCTQPSLQNEQSKSVVTFAASVEACIGAKQENAKLTTNSPMHDTKSGYSSSCPTGRISFKLYDWNPAEFPRRLRHQIFEWLASMPVELEGYIRPGCTILTVFVAMPQHMWDKLSDDAANLLRNLVNSPSSLLLGKGAFFIHVHNMIFQVLKDGATLMSTRLDVQSPKIDYVHPTWFEAGKPVELILCGSFLDQPKFRSLLSFDGDYLKHDCCRLTSCDAIDCVENGDLILDSQHEIFRINITQTRPEIHGPSFVEVENMFGLSNFVPILFGSKQLCSELERIQDVLCGSSNSNLFGELPGASSDPYERRKVQKAAMSGFLIDIGWLIRKPTHDDLKNVLSSTNIERWICILKFLIQNDFINVLEIIVKSMENIMGSEVLSNLERGRLEGHVTAFLGYVKHAQNIINSRANNDKKTKLETRWTNQPSLGTSDPPAIENSGTDVDKNLHSANAAYEEETVPLVTRDVSHRHCCQPDMNARWLKPSLVVKYPGGATRMRLGMTVIVAAVLCFTACLVLFHPHGVGALASPVKRYLSSDSTL
- the LOC120665503 gene encoding squamosa promoter-binding-like protein 9 isoform X3 — translated: MDASDSGGGAAADAGEPLWDWGNLLDFVQDDDSLVLPWDNAAGIGAADPTEAVAPMLPAPLPQPSEPEPEPEPEPGPVLPPPPLRVQGIGRRVRKRDPRLVCPNYLAGRVPCACPEVDEMVAAAEVEDVATEFLAGARKKTKTAARRGKAGAAGGSGAAGGTVRAVAMEMKCQVPGCEADIRELKGYHRRHRVCLRCAHASAVMLDGVHKRYCQQCGKFHVLLDFDEDKRSCRRKLERHNKRRRRKPDSKGILDKEIDEQLDLSADVSGDGELREGIENMEGTTSEMLETVLSNKVLDRGTPAGSEDVLSPTCTQPSLQNEQSKSVVTFAASVEACIGAKQENAKLTTNSPMHDTKSGYSSSCPTGRISFKLYDWNPAEFPRRLRHQIFEWLASMPVELEGYIRPGCTILTVFVAMPQHMWDKLSDDAANLLRNLVNSPSSLLLGKGAFFIHVHNMIFQVLKDGATLMSTRLDVQSPKIDYVHPTWFEAGKPVELILCGSFLDQPKFRSLLSFDGDYLKHDCCRLTSCDAIDCVENGDLILDSQHEIFRINITQTRPEIHGPSFVEVENMFGLSNFVPILFGSKQLCSELERIQDVLCGSSNSNLFGELPGASSDPYERRKVQKAAMSGFLIDIGWLIRKPTHDDLKNVLSSTNIERWICILKFLIQNDFINVLEIIVKSMENIMGSEVLSNLERGRLEGHVTAFLGYVKHAQNIINSRANNDKKTKLETRWTNQPSLGTSDPPAIEWY
- the LOC120665503 gene encoding squamosa promoter-binding-like protein 9 isoform X2, encoding MDASDSGGGAAADAGEPLWDWGNLLDFVQDDDSLVLPWDNAAGIGAADPTEAVAPMLPAPLPQPSEPEPEPEPEPGPVLPPPPLRVQGIGRRVRKRDPRLVCPNYLAGRVPCACPEVDEMVAAAEVEDVATEFLAGARKKTKTAARRGKAGAAGGSGAAGGTVRAVAMEMKCQVPGCEADIRELKGYHRRHRVCLRCAHASAVMLDGVHKRYCQQCGKFHVLLDFDEDKRSCRRKLERHNKRRRRKPDSKGILDKEIDEQLDLSADVSGDGELREENMEGTTSEMLETVLSNKVLDRGTPAGSEDVLSPTCTQPSLQNEQSKSVVTFAASVEACIGAKQENAKLTTNSPMHDTKSGYSSSCPTGRISFKLYDWNPAEFPRRLRHQIFEWLASMPVELEGYIRPGCTILTVFVAMPQHMWDKLSDDAANLLRNLVNSPSSLLLGKGAFFIHVHNMIFQVLKDGATLMSTRLDVQSPKIDYVHPTWFEAGKPVELILCGSFLDQPKFRSLLSFDGDYLKHDCCRLTSCDAIDCVENGDLILDSQHEIFRINITQTRPEIHGPSFVEVENMFGLSNFVPILFGSKQLCSELERIQDVLCGSSNSNLFGELPGASSDPYERRKVQKAAMSGFLIDIGWLIRKPTHDDLKNVLSSTNIERWICILKFLIQNDFINVLEIIVKSMENIMGSEVLSNLERGRLEGHVTAFLGYVKHAQNIINSRANNDKKTKLETRWTNQPSLGTSDPPAIENSGTDVDKNLHSANAAYEEETVPLVTRDVSHRHCCQPDMNARWLKPSLVVKYPGGATRMRLGMTVIVAAVLCFTACLVLFHPHGVGALASPVKRYLSSDSTL